The Salinibaculum sp. SYNS191 genome has a window encoding:
- a CDS encoding sodium:calcium antiporter, with the protein MLVEVALFLLGLAGLVVGADRAVTSAGDLALYYGVSPFFIGVTVISIGTSVPEMVTSIYAAYYGAGDIVVGNIVGSETAQITLAIAIVAFIAPVVAERRSVLVYGTAMLLAMIIMLLVLEDGFIGRSEGLLMMLAYVQFIYTLYTNEGGEEITEEVIEEPRTPRETLPWIAGGLVLVVVGGQLMVTNGVAIARIIGLPQYLVGLLTGLGTTMPEIVVAGIAAYEGRSGISIGSLLGSNITDPVFSLGIGAVFFDVTVANIDAIRPSLVYMLAVSVVVLALMYWQRGVDRRGAVLCLLLYLPSFALL; encoded by the coding sequence ATGCTCGTCGAGGTCGCCCTGTTCCTGCTCGGACTCGCCGGACTCGTCGTCGGTGCCGACCGGGCGGTCACCTCGGCGGGCGACCTCGCGCTGTACTACGGCGTCTCGCCGTTTTTCATCGGCGTCACGGTCATCTCCATCGGCACGTCCGTCCCCGAGATGGTCACGTCCATCTACGCCGCCTATTACGGGGCCGGTGATATCGTCGTCGGCAACATCGTCGGGTCGGAGACCGCCCAGATTACGCTGGCAATCGCTATCGTCGCCTTCATCGCCCCTGTCGTCGCCGAGCGGCGCAGCGTCCTCGTCTACGGGACGGCGATGCTGCTGGCGATGATAATCATGCTGCTCGTGCTCGAAGACGGCTTCATCGGCCGCTCCGAGGGCCTGCTGATGATGCTCGCGTACGTCCAGTTCATCTACACGCTGTACACGAACGAGGGCGGGGAGGAGATAACCGAGGAGGTCATCGAGGAGCCGCGCACGCCCCGCGAGACGCTGCCGTGGATTGCGGGTGGGCTCGTCCTCGTCGTCGTCGGCGGGCAGTTGATGGTCACCAACGGCGTCGCCATCGCGCGCATCATCGGGTTGCCGCAGTACCTCGTCGGCCTGTTGACCGGGCTCGGGACGACGATGCCGGAGATCGTCGTCGCGGGCATCGCGGCCTACGAGGGACGCAGCGGTATCTCCATCGGGTCGCTGCTCGGCAGCAACATCACCGACCCCGTCTTCTCGCTGGGCATCGGCGCCGTCTTCTTCGACGTGACGGTGGCGAACATCGACGCAATCCGGCCCTCGCTGGTCTACATGCTGGCCGTCTCTGTCGTCGTGCTGGCGCTCATGTACTGGCAACGCGGCGTTGACCGGCGCGGCGCGGTCCTCTGTCTGCTGCTGTACCTGCCCAGTTTCGCCCTCCTCTAG
- a CDS encoding cob(I)yrinic acid a,c-diamide adenosyltransferase has protein sequence MKIYTGRGDEGMTDLRNMDRVSKASGRIEAYGTVDEVNALVGVVRPTGYDDIDEKLRQVQNHLHIVQADFANPDPDEDDPVVRDEHVDAVEDWIDEWQEELDPLESFLLPSGSEPGAKLHHARAVCRRAERRAVAFASEEPSVNDAAIVYLNRLSDALFTVARVVNKREGVREESPTY, from the coding sequence ATGAAAATCTACACCGGACGGGGCGACGAGGGAATGACCGACCTGCGCAACATGGACCGCGTCTCGAAGGCCAGCGGGCGCATCGAGGCCTACGGCACCGTCGACGAGGTCAACGCGCTGGTCGGCGTGGTGCGCCCGACCGGCTACGACGACATCGACGAGAAACTCCGGCAGGTCCAGAACCACCTCCACATCGTCCAGGCCGACTTCGCGAACCCCGACCCGGACGAGGACGACCCGGTCGTCCGCGACGAACACGTCGACGCCGTCGAGGACTGGATAGACGAGTGGCAGGAGGAACTGGACCCGCTGGAGTCGTTCCTGCTGCCCAGCGGGTCCGAGCCGGGCGCGAAACTCCACCACGCGCGGGCGGTCTGTCGCCGGGCGGAGCGGCGCGCCGTCGCCTTCGCCTCGGAGGAGCCGTCGGTCAACGACGCGGCCATCGTCTACCTGAACCGCCTGTCTGACGCGCTCTTTACCGTCGCCCGGGTGGTAAACAAGCGCGAGGGCGTCCGCGAGGAGAGCCCCACGTACTGA
- a CDS encoding MFS transporter gives MSRRDLFGSLCAMVFLVNLARVLFAPLVQPAAAEFEVSAASLGVVTSAAWLGSAAPRLPTGYLLTRVPRHHVVAATGASLVASSLFTAVAGSVAHLAVGAFLMGLASGSYFIAANPLVSELFPDRVGSAIGIHGMSSQVAAVAAPLAVSAVLLVGDWRLMFYVVAAAAAAATLALVWAARRTTLPDAGTADRSILAAGRAQWPIILTGIAIIGAAGFLWNGLFNLYGDYLEVAKNIDPGTGRLLLSAMFAAGVPAFFLTGRLADRLPNVPLLLGIVGSFVACVLALTAVEGILAVAAVSLVLGYVIHSLFPAIDTYMLSSLPDQHRASAYALFSASMMVVQALGSGTIGTVVAGGTSYDATFRVLALVVGGVVTALFGLYRAGRLPSGGVPGETPTPAESLD, from the coding sequence GTGTCTCGTCGGGACCTGTTCGGCTCGCTGTGTGCGATGGTCTTCCTGGTGAACCTCGCTCGCGTGCTGTTCGCGCCGCTGGTCCAGCCGGCCGCCGCGGAGTTCGAGGTCTCGGCGGCCTCGCTGGGCGTCGTCACGAGCGCCGCGTGGCTCGGGAGCGCGGCACCGCGGCTGCCGACCGGCTACCTCCTGACGCGGGTACCCCGACATCACGTCGTCGCGGCGACTGGCGCGTCCCTCGTCGCCAGTTCCCTGTTCACTGCGGTCGCCGGGTCGGTGGCGCACCTGGCCGTGGGCGCGTTCCTGATGGGGCTGGCCAGCGGGAGCTACTTCATCGCGGCGAACCCGCTGGTCAGCGAACTGTTCCCCGACCGGGTCGGCAGCGCCATCGGAATCCACGGGATGTCCAGCCAGGTCGCGGCGGTCGCCGCGCCGCTTGCCGTCAGCGCCGTTTTGCTGGTCGGCGACTGGCGGCTGATGTTCTACGTCGTCGCCGCCGCGGCGGCCGCCGCGACGCTGGCGCTGGTCTGGGCGGCCCGCCGGACGACGCTCCCTGACGCGGGAACCGCCGACCGGAGCATCCTGGCGGCCGGCCGGGCGCAGTGGCCCATCATCCTCACCGGCATCGCCATCATCGGTGCGGCCGGGTTCCTCTGGAACGGCCTGTTCAACCTCTACGGCGACTACCTGGAGGTGGCGAAGAACATCGACCCGGGGACCGGACGGCTGTTGCTGTCGGCGATGTTCGCCGCGGGCGTGCCGGCTTTCTTCCTCACCGGCCGCCTCGCCGACCGGCTCCCGAACGTCCCGCTACTGCTGGGCATCGTCGGCTCGTTCGTGGCCTGCGTACTGGCGCTGACGGCCGTCGAGGGCATCCTGGCGGTCGCCGCGGTCAGTCTCGTCCTGGGCTACGTCATCCACTCGCTGTTCCCCGCCATCGACACCTACATGCTCTCGTCGCTGCCCGACCAGCACCGCGCGAGCGCCTACGCGCTGTTCTCGGCGTCGATGATGGTCGTCCAGGCGCTCGGCTCCGGGACTATCGGGACTGTCGTCGCCGGGGGGACGAGCTACGACGCCACTTTCCGGGTACTCGCGCTGGTGGTTGGGGGCGTCGTCACCGCCCTCTTTGGCCTCTACCGGGCGGGCCGCCTCCCGAGCGGTGGCGTGCCGGGCGAGACGCCGACGCCGGCGGAATCGCTCGATTAG
- a CDS encoding MBL fold metallo-hydrolase, with protein MFTRISVPTPFQIGRVNAYVAGRTVVDPGPESEEAWSALLDGLEARNLVPGDVEQVLVTHPHPDHFGLASRLREAGARVLASETGAAIMADFGGRLEYEQRFFREFFERCGLSAETARTVTDLPTAFLPYAPDVETDRALTAGDNVTVRETTLGVDAVEGHAPGELVFDFEVDGQHRAVVGDNVLAHITPNPLLQPPAESGRPRPRVLPRYNDSLGRFREAGHDQLLPGHGDRIDDPAGRIDEILTAHEKRTGRVFELVEGPTVPADVMQGLFDDLPVTEQFSGLSEAVGHLDVLEARGKVRQRESGDVVVYERAGD; from the coding sequence ATGTTCACGCGGATTTCCGTGCCGACGCCCTTCCAGATAGGACGGGTCAACGCGTACGTCGCCGGCCGCACGGTCGTCGACCCCGGGCCCGAGAGCGAGGAGGCCTGGTCGGCGTTGCTGGATGGTCTGGAGGCGAGGAATCTCGTGCCGGGCGACGTCGAGCAGGTGCTCGTGACCCACCCGCATCCCGACCACTTCGGGCTCGCGTCGCGGCTGCGGGAGGCGGGTGCGCGCGTCCTCGCCAGCGAGACGGGCGCGGCCATCATGGCCGACTTCGGCGGCCGGCTGGAGTACGAACAGCGGTTCTTCCGCGAGTTCTTCGAGCGGTGTGGGCTCTCCGCCGAGACCGCCCGGACTGTCACCGACCTGCCGACCGCGTTCCTGCCGTACGCGCCCGACGTGGAGACGGACCGCGCGCTGACGGCCGGCGACAACGTCACCGTCCGCGAGACGACGCTGGGCGTCGACGCCGTGGAGGGCCACGCCCCCGGCGAACTCGTCTTCGACTTCGAGGTCGACGGTCAGCACCGCGCCGTCGTCGGGGACAACGTTCTCGCGCACATCACGCCGAACCCCCTGCTCCAGCCGCCGGCCGAGTCCGGCCGACCGCGGCCGCGCGTCCTCCCGCGGTACAACGACTCGCTCGGGCGCTTTCGCGAGGCCGGCCACGACCAGTTGCTGCCGGGCCACGGTGACCGCATCGACGACCCCGCCGGTCGTATCGACGAGATACTCACGGCCCACGAGAAGCGCACCGGACGGGTGTTCGAACTGGTCGAGGGGCCGACCGTCCCGGCCGACGTGATGCAGGGGCTGTTCGACGACCTGCCGGTCACCGAGCAGTTCTCCGGGCTGAGCGAGGCGGTCGGACACCTGGACGTCCTCGAAGCGCGCGGGAAAGTCAGACAGCGCGAGTCCGGCGACGTCGTGGTCTACGAGCGCGCCGGCGACTAG
- a CDS encoding thioredoxin family protein — MTTADDPESVRPTHLSGEADLDAFVDNYDHALVEFYTEGCSICASMEPVLGNVARATDVAVALVNPRDDPPLVERFNVQSVPLLVAFVDGEPVGRRAEGFVGGEDLVEWLESVIA; from the coding sequence ATGACGACAGCAGACGACCCCGAGTCGGTCCGTCCGACACACCTCTCCGGCGAAGCGGATTTAGACGCCTTCGTCGACAACTACGACCACGCCCTCGTCGAGTTCTACACCGAGGGCTGTTCTATCTGTGCCAGCATGGAACCGGTCCTCGGGAACGTCGCGCGGGCGACCGACGTCGCTGTCGCGCTCGTCAACCCCCGCGACGACCCGCCGCTCGTCGAGCGGTTCAACGTTCAGAGCGTTCCCCTGCTCGTGGCCTTCGTCGACGGCGAACCGGTCGGACGCCGCGCGGAGGGGTTCGTCGGCGGCGAGGACCTCGTCGAGTGGCTGGAGTCTGTCATCGCCTAA
- a CDS encoding DUF7521 family protein: MSPHAITVPTAIVVMKTLTLILGGIITYLSYRAYSRTRAQSLRYLSIGFAVVTLGTLLAGIIDQLLQMELRVGLLVESVLITAGFAVIVYSLYVTE, encoded by the coding sequence ATGAGTCCTCACGCAATCACAGTCCCGACGGCTATCGTGGTGATGAAGACGCTGACGCTCATCCTGGGGGGAATCATCACCTATCTCTCCTACCGGGCGTACAGTCGAACCCGCGCGCAGTCGCTGCGTTATCTCTCCATCGGCTTCGCCGTCGTCACGCTGGGCACGCTGCTCGCGGGCATCATCGACCAGCTGTTGCAGATGGAACTGCGGGTCGGCCTCCTGGTCGAGAGCGTCCTCATCACCGCCGGCTTCGCCGTCATCGTCTACTCGCTGTACGTCACGGAATGA
- a CDS encoding universal stress protein, producing MYERILVPTDGSDGSAHVALQAIDLAEQYGAEIHSLYVVSDDLLSILEGGNHDALEREGERAVRKVQSIAEAHGVDAVTELREGDPADTILDYATEIDADLVVAGTHGRSGVQRRIIGSVAERLVRHSDCPVMTVRLPETDVTVENADHAEDLATKALVDDGYEAAVTGVDRQLSVWVIEAETDDHSLVVYVDPVTQRTSVVERS from the coding sequence ATGTACGAGCGCATTCTGGTGCCGACCGACGGGAGCGACGGCAGCGCACACGTCGCGCTCCAGGCCATCGACCTGGCCGAGCAGTACGGGGCCGAGATTCACAGCCTCTACGTCGTCAGCGACGACCTCCTCTCGATTCTGGAAGGCGGGAACCACGACGCGCTGGAGCGGGAAGGCGAACGTGCCGTCAGGAAGGTACAGTCAATCGCGGAGGCCCACGGCGTCGACGCGGTGACCGAACTCCGCGAGGGCGACCCGGCCGACACCATCCTCGACTACGCCACGGAAATCGACGCCGACCTCGTCGTCGCCGGCACCCACGGCCGCTCGGGCGTCCAGCGCCGCATCATCGGCAGCGTCGCCGAACGGCTGGTTCGCCACTCCGACTGTCCCGTGATGACGGTCCGCCTCCCGGAGACGGACGTGACCGTCGAGAACGCCGACCACGCGGAGGACCTGGCGACGAAGGCGCTCGTCGACGACGGCTACGAGGCCGCCGTGACGGGCGTCGACCGACAGTTGAGCGTCTGGGTCATCGAGGCCGAGACCGACGACCACTCCCTGGTCGTCTACGTCGACCCGGTGACCCAGCGCACGAGCGTCGTCGAACGGTCCTGA
- a CDS encoding DUF7553 family protein: MNRHFEDTRYYLKRAGETAKRGIAEELEPLEARVRKLTGKEGEPDPERRDELRAELADLQERAEGEAKKAIGTARERLQTVRRASSG, encoded by the coding sequence ATGAACAGACACTTCGAAGACACGAGATACTACCTGAAGCGGGCCGGCGAGACGGCGAAGCGGGGCATCGCCGAGGAACTGGAACCCCTCGAAGCGCGCGTCAGGAAGCTGACCGGGAAGGAGGGAGAACCGGACCCCGAGCGCCGCGACGAGCTGCGGGCCGAGCTCGCGGACCTGCAAGAGCGCGCCGAGGGCGAGGCGAAGAAAGCTATCGGCACCGCCAGGGAGAGGCTCCAGACGGTGCGCCGGGCCAGTTCAGGGTGA
- a CDS encoding DUF1028 domain-containing protein has protein sequence MTFSICVREEYEDEDGRAQTRYGVAVTTRLAAVGTLCPFANEHGAVATQSFVNVELGERGVEYLADGLAVEDALSALLNADEEAPMRQLHGVDAEGTFAFSGDECKDWYGHREAETFTVAGNLLTGESVVDATAEAYADSGRDAPLAARLIDALAAGHAEGGDKREELRVQSAALKVTTTEDREADPFYDDLRVDATETPIADLRETYELAVESFEAAQADEEGDEEE, from the coding sequence GTGACATTCAGCATCTGCGTCCGCGAGGAGTACGAGGACGAGGACGGCCGGGCCCAGACCCGCTACGGCGTCGCCGTGACGACCAGGCTGGCCGCTGTCGGGACGCTCTGCCCGTTCGCGAACGAGCACGGCGCGGTCGCGACGCAGTCCTTTGTCAACGTCGAACTCGGCGAGCGCGGCGTTGAGTACCTCGCCGACGGACTCGCCGTCGAAGACGCCCTCTCTGCGCTGCTCAACGCCGACGAGGAGGCCCCGATGCGACAGCTCCACGGCGTCGACGCCGAGGGCACGTTCGCCTTCTCCGGCGACGAGTGCAAGGACTGGTACGGCCACCGCGAGGCGGAGACGTTCACCGTCGCCGGCAACCTCCTCACCGGCGAGTCGGTCGTCGACGCCACCGCCGAGGCCTACGCCGACAGCGGACGCGACGCCCCGCTGGCCGCTCGCCTCATCGACGCGCTGGCGGCCGGTCACGCCGAGGGCGGCGACAAGCGCGAGGAACTGCGCGTCCAGTCCGCCGCGCTGAAGGTCACCACCACGGAGGACCGCGAGGCCGACCCGTTCTACGACGACCTGCGCGTCGACGCCACCGAGACGCCCATCGCGGACCTCCGGGAGACATACGAGCTGGCCGTCGAGAGCTTCGAGGCGGCACAGGCAGACGAGGAGGGCGACGAGGAGGAGTAG
- a CDS encoding vWA domain-containing protein: MTHTTDTTETANYPVSRRSVLRSTAALGTFSLVGGTYGFANVARADEHTDGRIETCGGDLDIVLALDYSGSIGSALWDDIETGAKSFIDVLNDDNQLGVVTFGDTAKAYDFGTGDYLLLAQDGGTDNRPTLKSVVPTVAPPNENGTHMAAALDFADDILDGQGRDGKEVIILLTDGSPNYQNGTVGDAAAPPEDEADGTVGNVSGYVPTDTVDFDPEGDGANTYTYSGGSTGTDATITQSELDETEGVATDAKSDGTRIIAVGIGGGVNDAFLKQVASSEDDYVQTDAESIGATLQGILSEVCDECAECDVEGRLAKYEFDCVETVDDECVAYDFVLEAGDSSLVSYAADSFTSKDGEMYEPMSATFGTEYCTLYAVVKAGRDTTVQAVTAADGMVTVTAPDKFALSFVEFYCDEEAATAAAGAFPGGKGGRGRR, translated from the coding sequence ATGACTCACACCACAGACACCACCGAGACAGCGAACTATCCAGTCAGCCGCCGGTCCGTCCTCCGCTCGACGGCCGCACTCGGTACGTTCAGCCTCGTCGGCGGGACGTACGGCTTCGCCAACGTCGCCCGTGCCGACGAGCACACCGACGGCCGCATCGAGACCTGCGGCGGCGACCTCGACATCGTACTCGCGCTGGACTACTCCGGGTCCATCGGGTCGGCCCTCTGGGACGACATCGAGACCGGCGCGAAGTCGTTCATCGACGTCCTCAACGACGACAACCAGCTCGGCGTCGTCACCTTCGGCGATACCGCCAAGGCCTACGACTTCGGCACCGGCGACTACCTCCTCCTCGCCCAGGACGGCGGGACCGACAACCGCCCGACGCTGAAATCCGTCGTCCCGACCGTGGCTCCCCCGAACGAGAACGGGACCCACATGGCGGCCGCGCTGGACTTCGCCGACGACATCCTCGACGGCCAGGGACGCGACGGCAAGGAGGTCATCATCCTCCTGACCGACGGCAGCCCGAACTACCAGAACGGGACCGTCGGCGACGCGGCCGCCCCGCCGGAAGACGAAGCCGACGGCACGGTCGGGAACGTCTCCGGCTACGTCCCGACGGATACCGTCGATTTCGACCCCGAGGGCGACGGCGCGAACACCTACACGTACTCGGGTGGCTCCACCGGAACTGACGCGACTATCACCCAGTCCGAGTTAGACGAGACGGAGGGCGTCGCGACCGACGCCAAGAGCGACGGGACTCGCATCATCGCCGTCGGTATCGGCGGCGGCGTCAACGACGCCTTCCTGAAGCAGGTGGCGTCCTCCGAGGACGACTACGTCCAGACCGACGCCGAGTCCATCGGCGCGACGCTGCAGGGCATCCTGAGCGAGGTCTGCGACGAGTGTGCCGAGTGTGACGTCGAGGGCCGTCTGGCGAAGTACGAGTTCGACTGCGTCGAGACGGTCGACGACGAGTGCGTCGCGTACGACTTCGTCCTCGAAGCCGGTGACAGCTCGCTGGTCAGCTACGCTGCCGACTCCTTCACCAGTAAGGACGGCGAGATGTACGAGCCCATGAGCGCCACCTTCGGCACGGAGTACTGCACGCTCTACGCCGTTGTCAAGGCCGGCCGCGACACCACGGTCCAGGCAGTCACCGCCGCGGACGGGATGGTCACCGTCACCGCGCCCGACAAGTTCGCCCTCAGCTTCGTCGAGTTCTACTGCGACGAGGAGGCGGCCACGGCGGCCGCAGGGGCCTTCCCCGGCGGCAAGGGCGGCCGCGGTCGTCGCTAG
- a CDS encoding DUF7521 family protein — translation MSQETAVVLVAAKTATVAFGGALTFLALRAYRRTGSSALQALTVGIGLLTAGALVGGALHQFVGLSLGLSVTIQSVCTAVGFAIMTYSLFTDVQQTESRSRSSARTGD, via the coding sequence ATGAGTCAGGAAACGGCTGTGGTCCTCGTCGCCGCGAAGACGGCGACCGTCGCGTTCGGGGGTGCGCTGACGTTTCTCGCCCTCCGGGCGTACCGGCGAACCGGGTCGAGCGCGCTCCAGGCGCTGACCGTTGGCATCGGATTACTGACCGCAGGCGCGCTCGTCGGCGGCGCGCTCCACCAGTTCGTCGGGCTCTCGCTCGGACTGAGCGTCACCATCCAGAGCGTCTGCACCGCCGTCGGCTTCGCCATCATGACGTACTCCCTGTTCACCGACGTCCAGCAGACCGAGAGCCGGTCGCGGTCGAGTGCACGCACGGGCGACTGA